One Chryseobacterium sp. StRB126 genomic region harbors:
- the rnpA gene encoding ribonuclease P protein component: MQNTKYPKAEKLKKNTEIGLLFEKGKWRTSGNLRIIILKDKPTTPIESGKFGVSVSKRYFKKAVHRNRIKRLLRECYRLNKGLFKESFGEKTIAMLFWVSSEMPQKFQDVEAQFIKLCETQKK; encoded by the coding sequence ATGCAAAATACCAAATATCCGAAAGCGGAAAAACTCAAAAAAAATACAGAGATCGGTTTACTTTTTGAAAAAGGTAAATGGCGGACTTCTGGAAATCTGAGAATCATTATTCTGAAAGATAAACCCACCACCCCAATTGAAAGCGGAAAGTTTGGAGTTTCTGTTTCTAAAAGATATTTCAAAAAAGCGGTTCACAGAAACCGTATTAAAAGGTTGTTAAGAGAGTGCTATCGATTAAATAAAGGTTTATTCAAAGAATCTTTTGGGGAAAAAACTATAGCCATGCTATTTTGGGTTTCTTCAGAAATGCCACAAAAATTTCAGGATGTGGAAGCACAATTTATCAAGCTTTGCGAGACTCAGAAAAAATAA